The window AAGTACTCCATTAAAGTAGTTTAAACATTATCCCAACCGAAAGCCAACAGTTTTAAAAAAATCAAAAGCACGTATTTCTTCTCCGCAATAGGTAACATCTTTCGCTAGAATAACTCCATTTCCGCATTTTATCAAAACACCTTGCTCAGGGATTTTTGCCACAACTTGACCGGTTATTGAAAAATAGGAGGGTGACTTCCAAGGGCTTGCTTTTTTAATTACCAGTTTCTCGCCCTTATAATAGGTAAATGCGCCTAGTGTGTAGGGCGGGGTTAATGCTCTAATGTGATTAAATACTCTTTCCGCATTCCAATTCCAATCTATTTTTCCGTCTTCCTGTCTGCGACGACAGACATAGATAGCGTCTTCTTCTCTTTGAGGTATGGATTTCTTTTCTCGGTGTATTTCAGAAAGTATGGTAGCAATATTTTCAGTGATATATTTTTCCAGACGTGATTGAATGGTAAGAATGTCATCAGCAAGCTCGATAGTTGTTAGATACTGATGAAAAATAGGACCGCTGTCAATACCGGCATCAGCTTGATGAATAGTAATGCCCGTTTTTTCTTCTCCATTGATAATTGACCAGACAAAACCATGAAAGCCACGGTAACGTGGCAATGGTGCATAATGTGTGTTGATGAAAAGATATTTATGAAGGTATTTTTGAGAAATCAGCGGAGGGTAGCTCAACATGAAAATAGCATCAAATTGAAATTGCTCAACTTCTGAATAATGGGCAATAACAGGTATCTTATGATGGTTTGCAAACGCAATTAATGGTTTACCGCTTTCAAAATTGCTATGATCAACTCCCACCGCCACAATTTCAAATCGCGAAGAGTGTGCATGCAAAATACACAGGATGTCTTCCAGCACTTTTCCTGCGCCGAGTATAATAAGTTTCATTTTTGATTCCACCTGTGTACTATCTTTAAATATGATTCTAATCTAACAAAAGGATTAATAGGAATATGCACTTCTCTGGCTACATGTGTTCTGCCAAGTTCCATTTCAGCTGCTAGCTCTTGTTGAATCGAAAAAAAATCGAGGGTATTAAAGCCATACATAAATGGGTTGGCGTTTTTGTCATCAGCATAAATTGCAGTAGAAATATTTTTTTTAAGAGTTTGATAAATGGATACGCGTTTTTTCTTCAACTCAGGAACTACGGGTAGCCACTTCTTTAATTGTTGATATAGAACTGTATCGTCAATACCTTTTATCCCTCTCTCTTTGAATGATAAAACGCCGCCATACTTAAACGGAAATATCTTTGTAAGAGAATAAACCGCAAAATCGCCAATGCTGCCCAGTCTGACTCCAGAAGCTGAATAAGAATCAAAAGACGAGATACAATCTTCAATGAGCGGAATGTTAAGATCATTAGCTGTCTTCCGAAGACTCATTAATTCAGGATGAGGAAATCCATACGTATGAATAACAAATATTGCTTTGGTCTTATCGGTCAAGACACGTGAAAGTTTGCAATAATTAAATACCGTTGCACTCACACAAGTACTTACATAGCTCGAACCGGTGGTCGTGGTAATAAATACTTCATCTTCCCACGTGAGATACAAATACTCTACTATAGCCCGAATCGCAGCTGTTCCACTCTGAAACAATTCATATTCATTGCCCGTAATTTCTTTTAAATCGCTACTTCCTATTGCGTCAAACTGAGCCAATGCT is drawn from Bacteroidota bacterium and contains these coding sequences:
- a CDS encoding DegT/DnrJ/EryC1/StrS family aminotransferase: MIRLLPLDQLSENQQSPEEALAQFDAIGSSDLKEITGNEYELFQSGTAAIRAIVEYLYLTWEDEVFITTTTGSSYVSTCVSATVFNYCKLSRVLTDKTKAIFVIHTYGFPHPELMSLRKTANDLNIPLIEDCISSFDSYSASGVRLGSIGDFAVYSLTKIFPFKYGGVLSFKERGIKGIDDTVLYQQLKKWLPVVPELKKKRVSIYQTLKKNISTAIYADDKNANPFMYGFNTLDFFSIQQELAAEMELGRTHVAREVHIPINPFVRLESYLKIVHRWNQK